The bacterium DNA segment AACGGTTTGAACCGGACCGCCGGGACCGGGTTGAGCCGTCCCGCGAGGCCGCAGTCTCCCCCCCCGGGGTCCGGGATCGCGGTCACGCCCGGCGACCGTTCCGGGAGAAGCCGATTGTAGACGTCGAACAGTTCGGCGCTTTCCCGATGAGGCTCGTAGAAAAATATATAGGGATCGGGCAGGCCGAATTCGGTCAGGTCGAGTATTCCCCGGTCGACGGCCGTGATCAGGACTTCGCCCGTCGCCGGCAGTCCGTTTTCGTCCGTGAGCCTGATTTTCACGCAGAGCTCCTCGCCGGGTTCGGCTTGGGCGGGGGCTTCGATCTCGATGCGGGCATGGTGCGCCTCCATCTTCAGGGGGAGTTCCAGGGAGCCGCATGCCCGCCTGGGCCCCGGCGTTTCGCGGTCGGCCAGGGGCCGGAGGACGGAGACGAAACAGCGCGACCCCGGCGGAACGTCGGCGGGTACGGGGAGGGGGACGGCCGCGCAGTTTTCTTCCAGGATCAGCACGTTCCGGTAGAGCAGCCGGTCGGCCTCCACGGTCACCAGCGCCTTTCCGGGAAAAGGAGCGCGGATGCAGAGTTCGGGAGTTTCGCCGGGGGAGAAATCCGCTCGGTCAAAAGAAAGGTCGACTCGTTCCGGTTCCTCCAGCGAAGAGTCCAGGAACTCCCGGTTTTTCCCGATACCGTGGAAGCGGACCGAAACCGGCGCGCCCCCCGCGGGGTCTTGAATCCTCAGCAGGTACCGACCCCATCCCGGCAGCCGCACGGGAAACGAACTGATCCCCCCCCCCAGGTTTATCTCGTAATCGCCCGCCGTCCGCAGCCGGCGTTCGCTGACGTAGCGGTATCGTCCGTCGTCGTCTTTTTTAAGGAGCGATTCCCAGACGATTTCTTCCAGGGTCGCCCGTACCCGGGCGCTTTCCCCCAGGAGTTCTCCCCCGGGGGAGAAGAGGGCGACCTCCAAGTCCAGGTCCGCGCCGGCGTCCAGCGACTCGTTCTCCGCGAGCCCTCGGATGCCGACATAGCGGGGATAGGCACGGATGGTTATCGTTTCGCCGACGGTCAGGCCGCGGCCGCCTTCTTCCATGACGGTGGCTTCACAGTCCGCCGCCAGGCCTTCTCCCGGCCGCAGATCGGCGGGCACGTCGAACGGGAAAGCCGCTTCCCCTTCCGGGTTCAAGCGGTCTTCCCCCTCCCACGCGGGAGGAGGGGTGAAGGAGAGTTCCCGATCCCCGAACCGCCAGTCCTCCCGTCCGGGGATTTCCAGGGGCGTCTCCCGGTAGCTGAAGCGGGTTCGAACCCTGTTCCCCGCGGCGGGTGCGCCGTAAAGGTAGCGGGCCGCGACGGTGAAGGTCGCGGTTTCCCCGGGCCCGACCGGGTTTTTTCCGGCCTCCACCGACGCTTCCAGCCGGGGGGGGACGAAATCGGCCACCAAGATGCGGGTTTCCCCCAGCGCCTCTTTTTCTCCGGGAATGTGCAGGGAAAGGCGGTATCCGCCCGAAGGGGCGGCGGCGGGAAGGAGGATGCCGCCTTCGGCGGTTCCCAGGTCCCCGGTGATACGGACCGCGGCATCCATCTCCCGTCCGTCCGGGTCGGCGAGTTTCACCTGGACCGGAAACGAAGGGGGCAGCTCCGTCCCGTCGGTCCGTACCACCGCATACCAGCGGACGGTCTCTCCCCCCCGGTAGACGCCCCGATCGGTTTCGAGGAAGGATTCCGGTTTTCCCCCCGGCCACGGCCGTTGGCCGTTGGCCTTCTCGGCGCAGGAGACGGGATCTTCGAGCACCAGGCAGGCCAGGTCCCGGTCGGTTTCGGCGAGAAGGAGGAACGGCCGATCCCCGGCCGCGGGATCGAGCGTGACCAGGGCGGTGCCGCGGTCGTCGGTGGTGCCCGTCCCCAGGGCTCGGTTGGCCGTGCTCAGAACCGTTACGCGGGCTCCGGCCATGGGCCGGGCATCGAGGACGGAATTTACCCAAACCAGCACTTCTCCCCCGTAGAGCCTGGCGGAGAGGCCGATATCGGTGATCATGACCAGGCGTTGGTCGGTCCCGGCCCGTTCTTCGGAGGAAGAGAGTTCGCAGACGAAAACGCCCCGGGCCTCGTCCCCCGCCAGGTTTCCCAGGTCGAGATCGATCCGAAGCGGTTGGTTTCGTTCTCCCCCCGCCCGGTATTCCCGGTCGACGGCCGGCGCGCAGATTTCGTTTTCGGGGTCGCCCCACCACCCCGAGTAGTTCCGCTTTTCCCGCATCATGAACTGGACCAGATTGTTCGGGTAGATGCGCTTCAACCGGGCCCGAAACGAAGGGATATTGATCGCTTCCAGCCCCACCAGGCGGGTGCCCGCCGCCGCCAGGATCGAACCCGGGTCCAGGAAACGAATCGAGGGGGGGAGATCGGGGGCGCGCACCCTCCGCGACTGATCCGCTTCGAGCCGTCTTCCGCTGGCGGCGGGCAGGCCTTCTCGAAAACGGATGGTGTAGAGGCGCCCGGGTTCGAAATCTCCCCGGAGAGCCAGAACGTTGTCTCTCCAGCAGTACTTTGATTTTCCCACCGTCACCGGCAGCGGAGGTTCGACCGTGAGGTAGTCGGACGCCTGGGAGAGGGAAGGGATCTGGGAAAAATTCGCCTCGAACACGATTTTTCCGTTTTCTACCGATGGCTCGACCTCCCGCAGAACCATGAGGTGTTCGATGGAGAGACGTCGGACGGAGACGGGTTTCTCATCCGTTTCTCCCGGAAGCGCCGGAGGACGAAAACGCAGTTCCAACTCCTCGCCGCCGGGAGGGATACTTCCGGTGATGATGCGGATTTTGGTGCCGGGCGCTCTGTCCAGAGCGCGCCACTCCAGAGCGGTTTCGCTTCCGGAAACAACCGTCAGGCAGTCGGGAAGATCGCGCGGATCGACGGGGCTGTTGAACCCGAGCAGGAGAGTGGCCCGGTCCCGGGAATCGACTTCGACTTGCCCCGCTTCCTCCAACTCCGTCGGCGCGCTCGAGAATTGCCAGCTTCCCGGTCCTTTCAGATTGCAGCCGGGTGGAAAATCGCGGGGGAAAGCGATGCGGAAGTTCCGGCCGACCGGCCAATCCTGGAGGGGCGAGAAAACGAGAAGTCCGGGAGCGGTCCAGGAGAAGGTTCCAGGGACTTCGTCCCAGGTCGGAAGGGCGAAAGGAGTTTCGGCTTCGAAAAACAGCGGTTTGTCGAAGCGCCAATAGATTTTTTCCCTCCCCCCGACTTCGGCGCCGTTTCCGGGAATGAACGTTGCCCGGACCGCCCATTCTCCGCCTCCGGAAAAGACACGCCAACCGTTGACGGCCAGAATCCCGATCGCGAAAAACGCAGCCAGAAAAAACCAGCGGTTTCCGGTCGGTCTCGATGTATTCGGATTCATTTCCGCCTCCCTGCTCACGGGTTGATTTTTCTCCATGATGGAGGGGGAAGATGGCGCAAATATGGCGGAAATATGGCGAATCGTGTCTGCCCCGCCGGGCGGCGGCCAATTCAGGTCCGTGATTTCGCGGGGGCGAGGGGCAGCCGGAAACGGAATACGCTTCCTTTTCCGGGTGCGCTTTCGACCTCGATCGTTCCGGCGTGCTTTTCGATGATGCGTCTGGCGATGGCCAGGCCCAGCCCGCTGCCGAAGCCGCGCTCGCGGTCCCGGGGGACGGTGGTGAAGAAACGGTCGAAGACCCGTTCCAGATTGGCCGCGGCAATTCCCGAGCCGGTGTCGGCGACTTCGGTAACCACCCATTCGCGGCCGTTTTTCGAGACCGAAACCGTGACCGTCCCTTCGGGGGGGGTGTAACGGAAAGCGTTTTCGAGAAGATTGAGGATCACCTGCTCCATGCGGCCCGGGACGATATCGACCGGGCATTCCTCGGCGGTGATATCCACCTCGATACGTGCCCGGGGACGTTCGAACGCTTCTTCCGCTCTTCCCAGGACTCCCAGCAGGAAATCGGGGTAATTGACGGTTTCCCTGGCCGACTCCATCGATTCGGTGTCAAGCAGCGTCAGTCGGGACAGTTCCCCCACCAGCCGATGCATACGTTCCGCGTCATGGCGGATATTGGAGAGAAACCGCCTCCGGCTATCCGATTCTTCCCCCGCCCGCCCTTCCAGAAGTTCCACCGCCCCGATGATGGAAGTCAGCGGCGTCTTCAGTTCGTGCAGGGTTTCGGAGACGAAATCGCGGTTATAGAGGTTGCGGCGGTCCAATTCCTTGGTCATGGTTTCCAGGGACCTGGCCAGGGCCCCGATCTCGTCTTTCCCCTTGATGCGAGGAATCGCTCCCGTGCCCGTGCCGGCGGTTTTTCCCGCCGCCCGGGTCAGGGTTCTCAGGCGCCGGGTGATGGTGAAGGAGAGCAGGACCGCCACGGCGACGGCCGCGGCCGCCGCCGCGTAAAGAGCGCGGCTCTGATCCGTTTTCATCCGGTCGATGGCCTGGATGATCGGATTGGTGTGGCGGGACACCATCGCCACCGCCAGCACGTTCCCCTCCCGGTCGAGGAGGGGATGGGCTATGTAGTAGTACATGAACTGCCGGTCGTCGGTCAAAGAGCAGCTCGATCCGTATTTGCCCTCGAGCGCCCGGGCGACCTCCGGCCGGGCGGAAAAATCCTTGCCGATGGTGGAATCGTCATGGGAGTCGAAGCGGACGGTTCCCTCCCGGTCGATGATCCGCAACCGGCTGAGGATATCGGGCCCGCACCGGGAAAGAATCCTCTGAAACCGCGCCTCCATTTCGGCGCGCGTTTCCGGGGGGGCTTCCAAGACCATGGATCGGTACTGTTCTCCGATAATGAGGGCGTAGGCGACCATTTCCTGTTCCAGCGCTCCCCGGGTGAAACGGTCGAAAAAATCGAGCGCGTGCCGCCGGAGCAGAAGTATGGGAATGATAACCACGACCAGAAAGGCAACGATCAATTTCCAGCGGATGCTGAACAGGGCATTGCTCTTCAACCGCTCACCCCCGGAGCCGGAAAAAGCAGCTCACCCGGTTTTACGGCTGATTTCATCGGATCCTCCTCCGCCGCCGGCCGGGGAATTGAGTTCGAGCCGTCGGTTGAGGCGGTATCCTTCTCCGTAAACGGTTTCGATCGGGTCGGCCTCCGAGCCGGCGGCTCGAAACTTGGTCCTGATCCGCCTGACCGAGGTGTCGACGCAACGGTCCGAAATAGCGACCGGATCCTGATATATCTTTTCGATCAGGCGTTCTCGCGAGAAGACCCGCGCCGGGAACCGGGCCAGGGTCTCCAACAGCCGGAATTCCAGGCTGGAAAGGGGGACTTCCTCGCCCCGGCACCGTGCGACGAGAGTTTCCGAATCGATCTCGAGGTCTCCCACCAGTATCCGGCGGGAGAGACGGGAATGGTTCCGGCTTCTTCTCAGGACCGCCCGCGCCCGCGCGGCCAGTTCCCGGGGGCTGAAGGGTTTGGTTACGTAATCGTCCGCTCCCATCTCCAACCCCAGGACGCGGTCGACCTCGTCGCCGAGCGAGGTCAGGATGATGATCGGGATCCCGGGATCAAGTTCCCGAAAACGGCCGACCAGATCCATGCCCCAGGTTCCGGGGAGCTTGAGATCGAGAAGCACCAGTTGGGGTCTCAGGGTTGTGAATTCCCGCAAGCCCCGGTCTCCATCGCCGGCGATCCTGACCGTGAACCCATGTTCGCGCATGGCGTACTCGACCACGTCGGCGATGTGGGGATCGTCGTCGATCAGCAGGATATCGGCCATGGCGGTGCCACCTCCGGGGATGTCGGACGTATGACGTATATCGATGGATACTACAATACCACAACCGCCTGTCCGCCCGTAACAGATTGGCCATTCCGGCCCGCGGTTTAAAGTAGCTCCCCGCTTTTCTCGATGTCATAATCCCCTTTCGAGGAGCTATACTATAAATATGGACCGCAGGAGGATACGGGTATGAAGATTTATATCAATGGAGACTACTTCGAAAAAGAAGACGCCAAAATCTCGGTCTACGACCACGGACTGCTGTACGGCGACGGAGTGTTTGAAGGCATCCGCGCCTACAACGGGAAAATTTTCAAACTCCGGGAACACGTCGAAAGGCTCTATGAATCGGCCAAAGCCATCCATCTGCGCGTGCCGATCCCGTTGGAACAGATGGAGAAGGATATCCGGGCCACGCTTAAGGTCAATCAACTGGCCAACGCCTATATCCGGGTGATCATCACCCGGGGAGTCGGGAATCTCGGCCTCAACCCGTTTACGTGCGGAACTCCCCAAGTCATCATCATCAACGATCTGATTTCGCTGTACCCCGAGGACCTCTATGAAAAGGGTTTGGAGATAGTCACCGTCGCCACCCGGCGCAATCTTTCCGAGTCTTTGAGCCCCCGGGTCAAATCGCTCAATTACCTCAACAACATCCTGGCCAAAATCGAGGGTCTCAATGCCGGCTGCGAAGAAGCGATCATGCTGAACTCCTACGGCATGGTGGCGGAATGCACCGGCGACAACATATTCATCGTTAAAAACGGGGAAGTCCTCACTCCGGCTTCGTCCATGGGCATACTGGAGGGCGTAACCCGCAACGTCGTCATCGAGATAGCGCGGCGCCTGGGATACAAGGTCAAGGAAACCACGTTGACCCGTCACGACCTTTTCGTCGCGGACGAATGCTTTTTGACCGGCACCGCCGCCGAAGTGATACCGGTCATCAAAATCGACGGGCGCCCGGTGAGCGACGGCAAACCCGGCAAGATCACCCGGAAACTGATCAAGGAATTCCGGACATTGGCCGGCCTCTGACGAGCCGAGATGCTGTGCGCTAACTGCAAGAAGAACGAAGCCACGGTCCATCTGACCGAGATCGAGGGCAACCAGATCGTCAAGGTTCATCTCTGTCCGGCCTGCGCCCAGCATAAGGGAGTGGCGACGCCGGTAGTGGAGGCCCTGAAGAACCTTCCCGAGGATATATCCAAGCAGCGGGGTTCGGAAGAGACGGGCGAAGTCTGTTCGGTCTGCGGCCTTTCCTTCAAGGAGTTCCGGGAGGTGGGCCGTCTGGGGTGCCCGAAC contains these protein-coding regions:
- a CDS encoding response regulator transcription factor, whose product is MADILLIDDDPHIADVVEYAMREHGFTVRIAGDGDRGLREFTTLRPQLVLLDLKLPGTWGMDLVGRFRELDPGIPIIILTSLGDEVDRVLGLEMGADDYVTKPFSPRELAARARAVLRRSRNHSRLSRRILVGDLEIDSETLVARCRGEEVPLSSLEFRLLETLARFPARVFSRERLIEKIYQDPVAISDRCVDTSVRRIRTKFRAAGSEADPIETVYGEGYRLNRRLELNSPAGGGGGSDEISRKTG
- a CDS encoding MG2 domain-containing protein — translated: MNPNTSRPTGNRWFFLAAFFAIGILAVNGWRVFSGGGEWAVRATFIPGNGAEVGGREKIYWRFDKPLFFEAETPFALPTWDEVPGTFSWTAPGLLVFSPLQDWPVGRNFRIAFPRDFPPGCNLKGPGSWQFSSAPTELEEAGQVEVDSRDRATLLLGFNSPVDPRDLPDCLTVVSGSETALEWRALDRAPGTKIRIITGSIPPGGEELELRFRPPALPGETDEKPVSVRRLSIEHLMVLREVEPSVENGKIVFEANFSQIPSLSQASDYLTVEPPLPVTVGKSKYCWRDNVLALRGDFEPGRLYTIRFREGLPAASGRRLEADQSRRVRAPDLPPSIRFLDPGSILAAAGTRLVGLEAINIPSFRARLKRIYPNNLVQFMMREKRNYSGWWGDPENEICAPAVDREYRAGGERNQPLRIDLDLGNLAGDEARGVFVCELSSSEERAGTDQRLVMITDIGLSARLYGGEVLVWVNSVLDARPMAGARVTVLSTANRALGTGTTDDRGTALVTLDPAAGDRPFLLLAETDRDLACLVLEDPVSCAEKANGQRPWPGGKPESFLETDRGVYRGGETVRWYAVVRTDGTELPPSFPVQVKLADPDGREMDAAVRITGDLGTAEGGILLPAAAPSGGYRLSLHIPGEKEALGETRILVADFVPPRLEASVEAGKNPVGPGETATFTVAARYLYGAPAAGNRVRTRFSYRETPLEIPGREDWRFGDRELSFTPPPAWEGEDRLNPEGEAAFPFDVPADLRPGEGLAADCEATVMEEGGRGLTVGETITIRAYPRYVGIRGLAENESLDAGADLDLEVALFSPGGELLGESARVRATLEEIVWESLLKKDDDGRYRYVSERRLRTAGDYEINLGGGISSFPVRLPGWGRYLLRIQDPAGGAPVSVRFHGIGKNREFLDSSLEEPERVDLSFDRADFSPGETPELCIRAPFPGKALVTVEADRLLYRNVLILEENCAAVPLPVPADVPPGSRCFVSVLRPLADRETPGPRRACGSLELPLKMEAHHARIEIEAPAQAEPGEELCVKIRLTDENGLPATGEVLITAVDRGILDLTEFGLPDPYIFFYEPHRESAELFDVYNRLLPERSPGVTAIPDPGGGDCGLAGRLNPVPAVRFKPFAVSSGALSTDAQGRISYGFPLGDFSGALRIAVTAVTGTCLGAAETGVEVRAPLALEFSLPRFLAPGDECELALRAHNLSGNAGMARIELQTESPLLLAETEGAISRPMQDGETASWRIRLRAAGTAGTGRLLINSGIGDHRRTDEVEIAVRPPVPAVSETRTVVLEEGEKTRISPPDGFLPGTGTLRLQCSVGPGVNLEGGLEYLFRYPYGCVEQTASCTFPLLYLPRMPWGDAWKGEARELVEAGLKRLYVMQLPDGSFSYWPGDDRPCEWATPYVTRLLIEAGKAGYQVPPERLEAALQAVSRTLSPRSGKNGEEARKAAACLVMAMAGKSDLGWTRRLLEEEETLPLSARVELGGALAARGERGDALGVLERAAPLIGGGRDPRGDNPLASRIGTLGHLIVFLVECDPRNPRLPDLVELLVREGEAGHWRNTPDNAAAVEALVKWSSVREGSGRPALVRIETAAGASERPLDDETSWQWSWEAGAALSEVAVTNRGPGLVRVRDVREGAPLMDRLERRDSGISLRRTWLTPEGETVTDGRFRQGDFLVAALRLDSGTEPLKNLVIEDLLPAGFEVENTALAGTRSLDAARFASTLPVTRVEERDDRVIVFTGNTVGVQTHYYGLRAVSVGDYTVPPSRAEGMYEPEICSVSGGGRVRVLPADKARPR
- the ilvE gene encoding branched-chain-amino-acid transaminase; amino-acid sequence: MKIYINGDYFEKEDAKISVYDHGLLYGDGVFEGIRAYNGKIFKLREHVERLYESAKAIHLRVPIPLEQMEKDIRATLKVNQLANAYIRVIITRGVGNLGLNPFTCGTPQVIIINDLISLYPEDLYEKGLEIVTVATRRNLSESLSPRVKSLNYLNNILAKIEGLNAGCEEAIMLNSYGMVAECTGDNIFIVKNGEVLTPASSMGILEGVTRNVVIEIARRLGYKVKETTLTRHDLFVADECFLTGTAAEVIPVIKIDGRPVSDGKPGKITRKLIKEFRTLAGL
- a CDS encoding ATP-binding protein translates to MKSNALFSIRWKLIVAFLVVVIIPILLLRRHALDFFDRFTRGALEQEMVAYALIIGEQYRSMVLEAPPETRAEMEARFQRILSRCGPDILSRLRIIDREGTVRFDSHDDSTIGKDFSARPEVARALEGKYGSSCSLTDDRQFMYYYIAHPLLDREGNVLAVAMVSRHTNPIIQAIDRMKTDQSRALYAAAAAAVAVAVLLSFTITRRLRTLTRAAGKTAGTGTGAIPRIKGKDEIGALARSLETMTKELDRRNLYNRDFVSETLHELKTPLTSIIGAVELLEGRAGEESDSRRRFLSNIRHDAERMHRLVGELSRLTLLDTESMESARETVNYPDFLLGVLGRAEEAFERPRARIEVDITAEECPVDIVPGRMEQVILNLLENAFRYTPPEGTVTVSVSKNGREWVVTEVADTGSGIAAANLERVFDRFFTTVPRDRERGFGSGLGLAIARRIIEKHAGTIEVESAPGKGSVFRFRLPLAPAKSRT
- a CDS encoding UvrB/UvrC motif-containing protein — encoded protein: MLCANCKKNEATVHLTEIEGNQIVKVHLCPACAQHKGVATPVVEALKNLPEDISKQRGSEETGEVCSVCGLSFKEFREVGRLGCPNCYRDLGRPLRELLAFIHKGPRHAGKVPDAGRRERHRLRQALDAAVAREDYEEASRIRDLLERDSTGAGDTG